The Euphorbia lathyris chromosome 8, ddEupLath1.1, whole genome shotgun sequence genome has a window encoding:
- the LOC136202167 gene encoding uncharacterized protein, with the protein MAKGLIWATAEDLSRNRGHVLSLYRQILRSLNSPKLPLNLAARLAKKAEARTIFMIASEDRSIHNINDLIETAEYALSFLRKGEIPKYVPPY; encoded by the coding sequence ATGGCCAAAGGTCTGATATGGGCAACGGCAGAAGATCTGTCGAGGAATAGAGGACATGTTCTTTCCCTCTATCGCCAAATACTCCGCAGCCTGAATTCTCCGAAGTTGCCTCTTAATTTAGCCGCAAGACTGGCGAAGAAGGCAGAAGCTCGCACCATATTCATGATTGCTTCGGAGGACAGATCCATTCATAATATCAATGATCTTATTGAAACTGCTGAATATGCTCTGTCCTTCCTCAGAAAAGGTGAAATCCCTAAATACGTTCCTCCTTATTGA